A genomic window from Bos javanicus breed banteng chromosome 13, ARS-OSU_banteng_1.0, whole genome shotgun sequence includes:
- the R3HDML gene encoding peptidase inhibitor R3HDML isoform X1: MTAPSRQPALTARGQTWDPFQPAMPPLPGTVGLAGLLFWAGQTMNALMPNTTLALTQTKGTAVRPLSGLGVPRYRRKRHISARDMSALLDYHNHIRASVHPPAANMEYMVWDERLARSAEAWASQCIWAHGPSQLMRYVGQNLSVHSGRYRSVVDLVKSWSEEKRHYLFPAPKDCTPRCPWRCSGPVCSHYTQMVWASSNRLGCAIHTCGSIRVWGSTWRQAVYLVCNYAIKGNWIGEAPYKTGRPCSACPPIYQGSCSSNMCFSRRKSNKLLWF; this comes from the exons ATGACCGCCCCCTCCAGGCAGCCAGCTCTGACTGCACGAGGCCAGACGTGGGACCCCTTCCAGCCAGCTATGCCCCCGCTGCCCGGCACCGTGGGCCTGGCAGGCCTGCTCTTCTGGGCAGGCCAGACAATGAACGCCTTGATGCCCAACACCACCCTGGCACTGACCCAGACCAAGGGCACAGCTGTGAGGCCCCTGAGTGGCCTGGGGGTGCCTCGGTACCGGCGGAAGCGCCACATCTCTGCCCGGGACATGAGTGCCTTATTGGATTATCACAACCACATCCGGGCCAGCGTGCACCCACCTGCTGCCAACATGGAGTATATG GTCTGGGACGAGCGGCTGGCCAGGTCGGCTGAGGCCTGGGCCTCCCAGTGCATTTGGGCCCACGGGCCCTCACAGCTGATGAGATACGTAGGCCAGAACCTGTCTGTCCATTCCGGCCG GTACCGCTCGGTGGTGGATCTTGTGAAGTCTTGGTCAGAGGAGAAGCGGCATTACTTGTTTCCTGCCCCAAAGGACTGTACCCCGCGCTGCCCCTGGCGCTGCAGTGGCCCTGTCTGCTCTCACTACACCCAG ATGGTGTGGGCATCTTCCAATCGGCTGGGCTGTGCCATCCACACCTGTGGCAGCATCCGCGTCTGGGGCAGCACCTGGCGCCAGGCTGTGTACCTGGTCTGCAACTATGCCATTAA GGGTAACTGGATCGGAGAGGCACCATACAAGACGGGGAGGCCGTGTTCCGCCTGCCCCCCCATCTACCaaggcagctgcagcagcaacaTGTGCTTCTCGAGACGCAAGTCAAACAAGCTCCTGTGGTTCTGA
- the R3HDML gene encoding peptidase inhibitor R3HDML isoform X3 → MPPLPGTVGLAGLLFWAGQTMNALMPNTTLALTQTKGTAVRPLSGLGVPRYRRKRHISARDMSALLDYHNHIRASVHPPAANMEYMVWDERLARSAEAWASQCIWAHGPSQLMRYVGQNLSVHSGRYRSVVDLVKSWSEEKRHYLFPAPKDCTPRCPWRCSGPVCSHYTQMVWASSNRLGCAIHTCGSIRVWGSTWRQAVYLVCNYAIKGNWIGEAPYKTGRPCSACPPIYQGSCSSNMCFSRRKSNKLLWF, encoded by the exons ATGCCCCCGCTGCCCGGCACCGTGGGCCTGGCAGGCCTGCTCTTCTGGGCAGGCCAGACAATGAACGCCTTGATGCCCAACACCACCCTGGCACTGACCCAGACCAAGGGCACAGCTGTGAGGCCCCTGAGTGGCCTGGGGGTGCCTCGGTACCGGCGGAAGCGCCACATCTCTGCCCGGGACATGAGTGCCTTATTGGATTATCACAACCACATCCGGGCCAGCGTGCACCCACCTGCTGCCAACATGGAGTATATG GTCTGGGACGAGCGGCTGGCCAGGTCGGCTGAGGCCTGGGCCTCCCAGTGCATTTGGGCCCACGGGCCCTCACAGCTGATGAGATACGTAGGCCAGAACCTGTCTGTCCATTCCGGCCG GTACCGCTCGGTGGTGGATCTTGTGAAGTCTTGGTCAGAGGAGAAGCGGCATTACTTGTTTCCTGCCCCAAAGGACTGTACCCCGCGCTGCCCCTGGCGCTGCAGTGGCCCTGTCTGCTCTCACTACACCCAG ATGGTGTGGGCATCTTCCAATCGGCTGGGCTGTGCCATCCACACCTGTGGCAGCATCCGCGTCTGGGGCAGCACCTGGCGCCAGGCTGTGTACCTGGTCTGCAACTATGCCATTAA GGGTAACTGGATCGGAGAGGCACCATACAAGACGGGGAGGCCGTGTTCCGCCTGCCCCCCCATCTACCaaggcagctgcagcagcaacaTGTGCTTCTCGAGACGCAAGTCAAACAAGCTCCTGTGGTTCTGA
- the R3HDML gene encoding peptidase inhibitor R3HDML isoform X2: MPQGRQPALTARGQTWDPFQPAMPPLPGTVGLAGLLFWAGQTMNALMPNTTLALTQTKGTAVRPLSGLGVPRYRRKRHISARDMSALLDYHNHIRASVHPPAANMEYMVWDERLARSAEAWASQCIWAHGPSQLMRYVGQNLSVHSGRYRSVVDLVKSWSEEKRHYLFPAPKDCTPRCPWRCSGPVCSHYTQMVWASSNRLGCAIHTCGSIRVWGSTWRQAVYLVCNYAIKGNWIGEAPYKTGRPCSACPPIYQGSCSSNMCFSRRKSNKLLWF; the protein is encoded by the exons ATGCCTCAGGGGAG GCAGCCAGCTCTGACTGCACGAGGCCAGACGTGGGACCCCTTCCAGCCAGCTATGCCCCCGCTGCCCGGCACCGTGGGCCTGGCAGGCCTGCTCTTCTGGGCAGGCCAGACAATGAACGCCTTGATGCCCAACACCACCCTGGCACTGACCCAGACCAAGGGCACAGCTGTGAGGCCCCTGAGTGGCCTGGGGGTGCCTCGGTACCGGCGGAAGCGCCACATCTCTGCCCGGGACATGAGTGCCTTATTGGATTATCACAACCACATCCGGGCCAGCGTGCACCCACCTGCTGCCAACATGGAGTATATG GTCTGGGACGAGCGGCTGGCCAGGTCGGCTGAGGCCTGGGCCTCCCAGTGCATTTGGGCCCACGGGCCCTCACAGCTGATGAGATACGTAGGCCAGAACCTGTCTGTCCATTCCGGCCG GTACCGCTCGGTGGTGGATCTTGTGAAGTCTTGGTCAGAGGAGAAGCGGCATTACTTGTTTCCTGCCCCAAAGGACTGTACCCCGCGCTGCCCCTGGCGCTGCAGTGGCCCTGTCTGCTCTCACTACACCCAG ATGGTGTGGGCATCTTCCAATCGGCTGGGCTGTGCCATCCACACCTGTGGCAGCATCCGCGTCTGGGGCAGCACCTGGCGCCAGGCTGTGTACCTGGTCTGCAACTATGCCATTAA GGGTAACTGGATCGGAGAGGCACCATACAAGACGGGGAGGCCGTGTTCCGCCTGCCCCCCCATCTACCaaggcagctgcagcagcaacaTGTGCTTCTCGAGACGCAAGTCAAACAAGCTCCTGTGGTTCTGA